The nucleotide window TAATCGCGTTATTTCAAAAATTTCAAAACATATTATCCCAATGGTTATTATATTTTCATAAGAAAAAGACCTTTTACATAGAAACGCTGTAAAAGGCTGAGAAAAATTACTTATGAAAAAATACATTATTCGACAAAATTATATTTTTGGACTTGATGATTATTTCTTCCCGTTGTGGTTTTAGCCTGCGACAAGGAATTCAGGATTGCTTCTTCAGTTGCTTCTGCAGCTGCCATAAATAACGTGTTCATGATGTCATGGTCTTCTCTAATCTGTTGGCGACTTTCCAGTTCTCCCACAAATTGATGTTGTACTGTACGAGCTGTTGTAAAACCGACGACAATATCTCCGCTACCATGGGAAAAGTTGCTGCCTGTTCGCCCTAACCCTATCCCGCAGCGTTTTATAACTCGTTTCAGCTGGCGGCTGCTTAATGGAATATCTGTCGCCATCACAATGATAATAGAGCCGTCTGTTGGACTAATCGTCGATTCTCCATTGGCAGCCGTTATCTTATACCGGTCTGTCAGAAATTCGCTTGCCTTTCCAAAGTTACTCAATACAAGGCATCCGACAGTATATTTTTTGCCAGTCCGATTTTCAACGAGGCGGGAAGAACTGCCAATCCCTCCTTTATACCCGAAGCAAACCATACCTTTTCCTGCCCCGACTGCTCCCTCTTCAGCAATATGAGTTTTAGCTTGCTGTATTGCTTCAATTGCATGTTCAGGTGTTACAGGAAAATGACGGATGGAGTTTAGATGGCTATCATTGCATTCTCCTACAACGATATTAACTGTACCAGTTGAAATTCCTATTTCTTCGTTTTGTTCAAGTAAATACTGGAGCGTCCCTTGTGATACATTCGGTACCCCAAAAGTATTAGTCAGCATAATCGGTGATTCGATTACGCCAAGTTCATCCAATTGAACGAGACCGGTTGTTTTTCCAAAACCGTTTAATACATAGCTGGCTGCTGTCACCTTTTCCCGGAATAGATTGCCTTGGTGCGGTAAAATAGCCGTTACTCCGGTACAGGCAGCATCACCTGAATCATTTAACGGATAATCCAATGTCACATGTCCCACACTTACTCCTTCAATATCGGTAATGCAGTTTTTTTCACCTGTAGGCAGTTGTCCAATCGTTATACCCAATTCGCGTACTTTCATTGTCTGTTCTCCTTTAATCATTTAAATAGTCTGTTTTATCGTAAACAACTTTTTCCAAAAAGAAAACAGAAAAAAGACACGACCTCCCGCAAGGCCGCATCTTTATCATCATATCCTTTTAAATTTGTGTTCCATTAATAATTCTTACTTACACAAAATTATATTTCCAGAATTCCTCTTGTCCAACGATCAACAAAGCTTTCAAAAGTAATGCCGTATTTGTTATACACTTCATGATAAACAAAGTAAATTCCAAGTTTGTCTAGCAATTCATCATTAATCCGCATTAAAATCACTCGCTTTCGATTATTTAGATAGTGGACTTTTCAGTGCCAGGCAATTCGTATCTATTTCTAATCATACCCAGAGTTGCGAACATTATTCATGAACAGACAAGGCGAACAATTTCGAAAAAAGAATCTCTTTCTTTCAACTGATTAATAACTGTTACAATTTTTTCACAATCTGTATTAAAATCGGTGCGAATCTTTCAGCGCAATTTAGTAAGATGAATGAAAGGACAGCATTGGAGGGACTCTAATGAGGAGATTTAGTTTAGTATTATTTACGGCCGCTTTATTGGCAGGATGTGGTGATATGGCTGCAGATTTAAAGGAGGCGGCGGCAGGTATTAATTCAAAGGCAAATGAAGCAGCTTCTGCGATTTCAATCGATATCCATTCCGTTCGAGCTACTGAAATCAAATACGACAACCAAACTTTTACTATTAACGACTTATTTAAGACTATATTACGCGATGTCCAATGGGAATATGACGACAGCGGTAAAAACCCGCAGTTAAAAATCACAGGCACTTGGCAGGATAACGGTTTATTCGCCCAGCACTCTTTTTCTGCGGGGCAAAAAGAACTGGTAAAGGAAAATGGTAAAGTAGAAGTTCTGCTTTCATTTGACAATGACATTTTAGATGAATCAAGAACAAAGGTAACGATGGAGTTGAATGGACGGACATTTATAAAAGAAGAGGGTCAGGAAGTTCTTCATCATATGTATAAAACCTACATACAATAACACTTTCGTTCTTTTGTTTTGATCCGAATTTTCGGTTCGTCTTGTTTAGTATTAGTATATGAGGGAATATGATTTCTATCTAAACTTAATAGGAGGTCATCTTATGTCAAATGGATTTACAGATAAACTTAAAGGTGCAGGAAATAAAATTAAAGGCGAGGTAAAAGAAGAAATCGGTAAAAATACCAATGATCCTTCTTTACAAGTTGAAGGTCAGCGCGATCAGCTTAAGGGTGAAGCACAGGAAAGAGTTGCTGATGTAAAGGATAAAATCACAACTAAAATCGATGAATATCGAAAATAAGATTTAAAGAAACTGGTAAATTCCATATTTACCAGTTTCTTTTTTTACATTAAAATAGTTTATAAATCAGGTCCCCCAAACAAGTACTTTTGACTTATTTAAAAGGGATTTTTTTATATTAATATAATATACCTTTAAATTAATAGGAATTTTGATATACTTTATTTAAAATACACATTACTTTTTAAAGGGGAAGTTAGAATGACCATCGATCAATTTATACCCCTATCAAAAGACCGCTTATTTAATTGGCTAAAAACCTTAAGTAACCAGCTTTCGAAAGGATCGCTCATCATTGATATAAATGATGAAAATTTATCTATTTTACATGCTAATCCAAACTTTTTAAAATTTACATCATTTGAAATAAATGAATTACTGCATCAAAATATCACTATTTTTAACGGACATAAAACGAATCAGACATCTATTGAAGAATTAAATTCGCATTTAAAGTCAGGGATTGCAAAAAAATTTACGATTTTGCATTATACAAAAGAAGGGTCCGCTTTTTGGAACTCCCTGACATTGCATCCGATTCGAAATGAAGATAATATCATACAATATATTTTATTAACTTGTGAAGATACTACAGAAGCTGAGTTAAATAAAATGGTTTATAAACTGGAACATGAAGTTTATGAAGCAATCGATCATGAAGACAATCTGCAATCGATTTTAAATTTAATTACCGAGAAAATTGAACTTTTCTATATTCGTGATGTGTATTGTACCATTCATATTTTTAATGAAAATGGTGAAATTAAATCATTAGGCTCTTATTCATTACCATTGGAGATTATAAACAAACTGGATATTTTGCAAATTACTCCCCATCTAAGCCAAAATTCGAATGCAGTTTATTTAAAGGACTTTGCTCCCGAAGATTACCATATAGATCTTTTTAAACACTGGCATCTTAATTTTGTCCAAGGCTCATGGACAAAGCCTATTTTAACACCTCAAAATGAAGTAAGCGGCATTTTGACACTGTTCAATCAGGATGCAACAGAGTTAAAGCAAATTGATATTAATTACTTAAACCGGTTGACTTTACTGATCCAGTTAGCAATTAAATATGCCGAACAGAAAATTGAGCTTAGAAGACTTGCGTTTTTTGATGTTGAAACAAATTTACCGAACCTCCACTATTTCAAATCAGAACTATTAGAATGGATTAATAGGGGCAACTCTGGATTAGTCGCAATCCTGCATCCTTCTGAATTTAATAAGGTCGTTGATTTATACGGAAGAAATGCCGGAGCCGATTTACTGCGGCAATTGGCAGACCGTATGCAAATATATTTCAAGGAAAGTGATTCACGGATTTCACGTTTTTCAAATTCACTTATTTTAGGAATAGTCGATGAAAATGATTGCTTCATTGCCTATAATCAGCAACTTGAATCAATTACACAATCGCCTTATATAATCGATGGAAAAGAAATCTATATTACATTAAAAATCGGTTATACAGTCTTTAATCAGTCGATGACAGTCGAGGAAAGCATTCACCAGGCTGATATCGCCCTTTCCAATGCACAGAAGCGAACTGGGACAAGCTATTCCGTTTACGAAGATAATAGTACGAGACAATTGACGGAAGAAATGGATATCCTCAATCAATTAGCTTATGGGCTTTTGCATGAAGAATTCGAAGTCTTTTTACAGCCTAAAATTAACTTCCAGACGATTGAAGTGGAAGGTTTTGAAGCACTATCACGCTGGAACTCGAGCAAACTTGGTTTTATTTCACCGGTAAAATATATCCCGATTGCTGAACAAACCGGGAAAATTAAGGCGATTGATTTACTGAATTTTAAACAGATCCTTGTCTGGCTTCAAAATCGTATAAATGAGAATAAAAAGATTTTACCGATTGCACTCAATATTTCGCCGGACCATTTTTACGATCCGGATTTCCTGCAAAATATTAGAGATATATTTTATCAATATAACGTCCCGCCGCATTATATAAAGCTGGAAGTAACCGAAAGCATTGAATTGGTGGACTTTAAAAAAGCAAAAGAGATTTTAAATCAACTAAGGCTTATGGGCATTGAATGTTCGATCGACGATTTTGGAATCGGCTTTTCTTCATTAAGTTATTTACCGCAGTTGCCTTTTTCTGAAATCAAAATTGACCGCAGCTTTGTCAGTGCAATGAATGAACCCGGGATGTATGCCATCGTACAAACGATCATCCAATTGGCGAAGAACATTCAGATGCGCCCCGTTGCCGAAGGAATTGAAACAGAAGAACAACTGGCAATGCTTCAACAACTCGGCTGTCCTGCTGGTCAAGGCTATTATTTCTATAAACCGATGTCTATTACCGAAGCAGAACAATTGCTGGACACAAATAAAACAGCTGACGGGAAGTAAATCAACTTCCGTCAGCTGTTTTTTTAGTTAATAGTGTTCGGTAAATCTTTCGATAAGAATGCGATTAAATCATGCAGATTTTGCTCGCTCACTCCATGGCCTACCGGGTAAGTTCTGAATGTTACGTCCGTATCATAGTCGTTGAAAAAACGGACGGCATGTTCTGCCCATTCAATTGGAAAATCATAATCATATTCCCCGTGGGAAATAAAGATTTTAGATTTATCCATCGTTTTTTTACTGTATTCAAGCGCAGCAAATTCCGGTAAATAACCGCTTAATGCAGCTGTTCCACGAATGGCATTGCCCATCACCATAGCTAGTGACTGTGCCATCGCTGCCCCCTGATTGAAGCCGACAACATAAATTTGCTGTTCATCCAGATTAAATTCCCAAATGGCTTCTTTAATAAATAATTCAATACCTTTCAGCACTTTATCAAAAATGGCACGATTCGGCTTACCTTCTTCTTCAAATGTATAAAATGCATAGCCGGGACGATGTTTAATCGGCCCTTGCAAACTAAAAATATGGCAATTTGTTGAAAACGAATCAACAAGTTGCAGTAAATCGTTTTCATCGCTCCCTAACCCATGCAGCAAGAAAATCGCAGGTTGCTTATCTGCATCTACTTTAGGTGCTTTGTGTAAATAAATAAATGGTGTGTTCATTTTATATCTCCTTTTAAGAAAGCGTCATTTTATTGACAAGCTGGTCCGTATAGTAGGCCATATAGCCATCCAGCATTTTGATTGTTTCCTCAATATCGCCTTCAGCTAAAATATTTGCATTTTTAGCACAGGCAACTGTTAAAAAATCAATACGGTATGCATGCTCCACGGATGCATATGCATAATCGTATATCACATCTTCATCTTCTACCTTCAACGCTTCATATTGCTGATGAAATGCTTTCTTGTAATCGTCCATTTTCTCTCCGACACTGTTGCGGATTTGCATTTGCTGTGCCATCAGTTCATTTTCGATATAAGAAACGGTTGGAACTTTTCCTGAACTGAATGTTTCCCGAACAAGATCTGTCCATGCCATTTTACTTTCCACATAATACGCAATATTTAACATTAGTCGATCATAAAAATCAGTCGTTGATGTGGAGGAAGCTCTTTTTTCATCAATATTTTTTTGAAGCATTATTTGGAACTTTTCAAGATCCGCTTTATTCGATAGGAAATAAAGTGTCTGTTCAATATATGTAGTAATTTCTTTTTGCTTATTCTCTGCAGTCATTATTCATCCACATCCTTCATCTGATACTTCCATATTGCTTTTTTATCGTACCATTCCTTCAGCAAAATCGCACGTTATCCAATTATTTGTATGGGCATATTGTATCTGAAATTATCCCTTTTGCCAAAACTTTTTTCTTAGCTAACTAACATGTCGCCGGAGTTCCGGCTGGTATAGGAATGAAAAAATGCCACTTGCCATAGTAGACAAGTGACATTTTAGCTTCGAATTAAAGTGCTTTTACTTTCGCAACTACATTTTCTACTGTGAAGCCGTATTCTTTTAATACAATTTTCTCTGGAGCCGATGCACCAAATTTATCGATTGCCAATACATCACCTTCAAAACCAACATATTTGTGCCAGCCTAGTGATGCACCCATTTCAATTGCTAAACGTTTCGTCACAGCTTTTGGTAATACAGATTCTTTGTATTCCTTCGACTGTTTCTCAAAACGGTCCATTGATGGCATTGATACAACAGATGCGTCAATTCCTTCTGCAAGCAATGCTTTTTTCGCTTCTACAGCCAAACCAACTTCAGAACCTGTTGCAATTAACAGGGCATCCGGAGTTTCTTTAGATGAAGCTGAAACAACATAAGCGCCTTTTTCAACACCTTCGTATACTGTTTCTGTTGCAACATCCAATACCGGCAAGTTCTGACGAGATAATACTAAAATAGTTGGCGTTGATTTGCTCTCTACAGCTAATTTCCATGCTGCTACAGATTCATTTGCATCTGCAGGGCGGATTACTGAAAGATTCGGCATTGCACGTAGTGATGCTAAATGCTCGATTGGCTCATGTGTAGGACCATCTTCCCCTACAGCAATGGAGTCATGTGTAAACACATAGGTTACAGGCAGTCCCATTAATGCAGATAAACGAATTGCTGGACGTACATAGTCAGAGAATACAAAGAAAGTACCGCCAAATACGTTTAAGCCGCCATGTAACGCCATACCGTTCAGCGCAGCACCCATTGCAAATTCACGGACACCAAACCAAATGTTACGGCCTTCCGGAGTTTCAGCAAAGAAATCGCCAGCGCCTTTAATTGTTGTTTTATTTGATCCTGCCAAGTCAGCCGAACCACCGAAGAATGATGGTGTTGTTTTTGCAATTGCATTGATTGCATCACCAGATGATGAACGTGTAGCTACTGCTGTACCCGCTTCATATACAGGTAATTCAGAAGCAAAGTTCTCCGGTAATTTGTTTTCCATTGCATTTACAAATTGTTCAGCCAGTTCAGGATATTCATTTTTGTAGCTTTCGAATAACTCGTTCCATGCCGCTTCTGCTTGTACACCTTGTACTTCGCTTGCCGCTTTGAATGTTTCATATACTTCAGCTGGAACGTAGAATGGCTCATGCTCCCACGCATATGCAGCTTTTGTTAGCGTAACTTCATCAGTTCCTAGTGGCGCACCATGTGAATCTGCTTTACCGGATTTGTTAGGAGAACCAAAACCGATGACAGTTTTCACTTCAATTACTGTTGGGCCGCCAGTATTTTGTTTCGCTTTTTCAATCGCTGAATTAATTTCCACGATATCTGTACCGTCAGTAACTTTTAAATAGTTCCAACCGTATGACTCGAAACGTTTTTGGATGTTTTCCGAGAATGATTTTTCTAAATCACCATCAAGTGAAATATCATTTGAATCATA belongs to Solibacillus sp. FSL W7-1436 and includes:
- the tkt gene encoding transketolase; this translates as MTQQLDQLAINAIRTLSIDAVEKANSGHPGLPMGAAPMAYTLWTKQLRHNPQNPNWYNRDRFVLSAGHGSMLLYSLLHLGGYGLEMEEIKNFRQWNSKTPGHPEYGHTVGVEATTGPLGQGIAMSVGMAMAERHLAATYNKPGKDIVDHYTFALCGDGDLMEGVAAEAISLAGHLKLDKLIVLYDSNDISLDGDLEKSFSENIQKRFESYGWNYLKVTDGTDIVEINSAIEKAKQNTGGPTVIEVKTVIGFGSPNKSGKADSHGAPLGTDEVTLTKAAYAWEHEPFYVPAEVYETFKAASEVQGVQAEAAWNELFESYKNEYPELAEQFVNAMENKLPENFASELPVYEAGTAVATRSSSGDAINAIAKTTPSFFGGSADLAGSNKTTIKGAGDFFAETPEGRNIWFGVREFAMGAALNGMALHGGLNVFGGTFFVFSDYVRPAIRLSALMGLPVTYVFTHDSIAVGEDGPTHEPIEHLASLRAMPNLSVIRPADANESVAAWKLAVESKSTPTILVLSRQNLPVLDVATETVYEGVEKGAYVVSASSKETPDALLIATGSEVGLAVEAKKALLAEGIDASVVSMPSMDRFEKQSKEYKESVLPKAVTKRLAIEMGASLGWHKYVGFEGDVLAIDKFGASAPEKIVLKEYGFTVENVVAKVKAL
- a CDS encoding DmpA family aminopeptidase, giving the protein MKVRELGITIGQLPTGEKNCITDIEGVSVGHVTLDYPLNDSGDAACTGVTAILPHQGNLFREKVTAASYVLNGFGKTTGLVQLDELGVIESPIMLTNTFGVPNVSQGTLQYLLEQNEEIGISTGTVNIVVGECNDSHLNSIRHFPVTPEHAIEAIQQAKTHIAEEGAVGAGKGMVCFGYKGGIGSSSRLVENRTGKKYTVGCLVLSNFGKASEFLTDRYKITAANGESTISPTDGSIIIVMATDIPLSSRQLKRVIKRCGIGLGRTGSNFSHGSGDIVVGFTTARTVQHQFVGELESRQQIREDHDIMNTLFMAAAEATEEAILNSLSQAKTTTGRNNHQVQKYNFVE
- a CDS encoding alpha/beta hydrolase → MNTPFIYLHKAPKVDADKQPAIFLLHGLGSDENDLLQLVDSFSTNCHIFSLQGPIKHRPGYAFYTFEEEGKPNRAIFDKVLKGIELFIKEAIWEFNLDEQQIYVVGFNQGAAMAQSLAMVMGNAIRGTAALSGYLPEFAALEYSKKTMDKSKIFISHGEYDYDFPIEWAEHAVRFFNDYDTDVTFRTYPVGHGVSEQNLHDLIAFLSKDLPNTIN
- a CDS encoding 23S rRNA methyltransferase — encoded protein: MRRFSLVLFTAALLAGCGDMAADLKEAAAGINSKANEAASAISIDIHSVRATEIKYDNQTFTINDLFKTILRDVQWEYDDSGKNPQLKITGTWQDNGLFAQHSFSAGQKELVKENGKVEVLLSFDNDILDESRTKVTMELNGRTFIKEEGQEVLHHMYKTYIQ
- a CDS encoding DNA helicase, with protein sequence MTAENKQKEITTYIEQTLYFLSNKADLEKFQIMLQKNIDEKRASSTSTTDFYDRLMLNIAYYVESKMAWTDLVRETFSSGKVPTVSYIENELMAQQMQIRNSVGEKMDDYKKAFHQQYEALKVEDEDVIYDYAYASVEHAYRIDFLTVACAKNANILAEGDIEETIKMLDGYMAYYTDQLVNKMTLS
- a CDS encoding CsbD family protein — protein: MSNGFTDKLKGAGNKIKGEVKEEIGKNTNDPSLQVEGQRDQLKGEAQERVADVKDKITTKIDEYRK
- a CDS encoding sensor domain-containing protein, whose amino-acid sequence is MTIDQFIPLSKDRLFNWLKTLSNQLSKGSLIIDINDENLSILHANPNFLKFTSFEINELLHQNITIFNGHKTNQTSIEELNSHLKSGIAKKFTILHYTKEGSAFWNSLTLHPIRNEDNIIQYILLTCEDTTEAELNKMVYKLEHEVYEAIDHEDNLQSILNLITEKIELFYIRDVYCTIHIFNENGEIKSLGSYSLPLEIINKLDILQITPHLSQNSNAVYLKDFAPEDYHIDLFKHWHLNFVQGSWTKPILTPQNEVSGILTLFNQDATELKQIDINYLNRLTLLIQLAIKYAEQKIELRRLAFFDVETNLPNLHYFKSELLEWINRGNSGLVAILHPSEFNKVVDLYGRNAGADLLRQLADRMQIYFKESDSRISRFSNSLILGIVDENDCFIAYNQQLESITQSPYIIDGKEIYITLKIGYTVFNQSMTVEESIHQADIALSNAQKRTGTSYSVYEDNSTRQLTEEMDILNQLAYGLLHEEFEVFLQPKINFQTIEVEGFEALSRWNSSKLGFISPVKYIPIAEQTGKIKAIDLLNFKQILVWLQNRINENKKILPIALNISPDHFYDPDFLQNIRDIFYQYNVPPHYIKLEVTESIELVDFKKAKEILNQLRLMGIECSIDDFGIGFSSLSYLPQLPFSEIKIDRSFVSAMNEPGMYAIVQTIIQLAKNIQMRPVAEGIETEEQLAMLQQLGCPAGQGYYFYKPMSITEAEQLLDTNKTADGK